Genomic DNA from Mycobacteroides chelonae CCUG 47445:
TGCAGATCCGCACCGGTACGGCCGGCGTTGCGCAGCGCCGCCGCGATCACCCTTTCCTGTCCGCGGCGGGTGGGCGCGGTGATGCCGTTGCTGCGGCCGTCCTGTCCGACAAAACTGCCCTGAACGGTGGCATACGGCACCGGGGCGTCAACGGGACGGTCCTCGGATCGGCGCAGCACGACCACGCCCACACCCTCGCCGCGACCTATGCCACCACCGGATTTCGCGAAGGGACGGCAACGTCCGTCGGGTGCCGACAACCCCGCCTGCGTGTAGAAGATCGACAGGATCGGCGTGAGCATCAGGTTGACTCCGGCCACGATCGCCAGGTCACATTCACCGGCCCGCAACGCGCCGGCCGCGAGATGCACCGCAGTCAGGGAAGACGAGCAGGCCGTGTCTACCGACATGCTTGGCCCCGTCAGGTCCAGCGCGTACGACACCCGGTTAGCCAGCATGCAGTAGCCGTTGCCGACACCACGCTGCGGTGTCATCCCGGCATAGTCGGTCAGATGCAGCGCACCCCAATCACTCGACATCACACCGACGAATACCCCGGTGGTCGAACCCCGGAGCGATTGCGGATCCACTCCGGCGTCCTCGAGCGCGTGGTAGGCGGCCTGCAGCACTAAGCGTTGCTGAATATCGGCAGCCGCCGCTTCACTCGGGGCTATCCCGAAGAACCCGTGATCGAAACGCTCAGGGTCGTCGATGAAGGCCCCGTGACGCGTGTTGATCTTCCCTGTGTCGTATGGCGGTGTAGAGGACACGAAATCATCTGCCCACCAACGATCTTCAGGAACAACACGGGTTCCGTTACGGCCACGCAGCAGCAGATCCCAGAAGGCATCCACGCCGTCGGCTCCGGGGAATCGGCAGGCTATGCCTGTGACGTCGATTTCCATGGCACCTAAGCCTTTGCGCGCAGCAGGGTATCCAAATGCCCGGACATAGCGTCAACGGTCGGATAGTCCCACGCGAGAGTCGGCTCGACCGTCAGGCCGAACTCGTCCTCGATTTCACCGCAGAGCGTCAGGGCGTATACCGAATCCAGTCCATAGTCGGCAAGGCTGCGGTCGCGATCTACCTGATCGACGGTGATCGACAAGTAGCCTGCGATCTTTCCGGCCAACCAGTCGTCGAGAGCGGGTGCGGTCATCGTTTCCTCTTTCGGTTCGGTATTGGGTGTGGTTTCGGTTCAGGTGAATTCAGCTCACAGGGCAGGAATCGAGCGAGGCAACTCATGCCCGTCGAGCAATAACGAGCGCGAGCCGGCGAGGTGTCGGTCGATCCGCTGCACCACCACGTCGACGTCTGCGGGATCGATCGCCGCGCGA
This window encodes:
- a CDS encoding acyl carrier protein, translated to MTAPALDDWLAGKIAGYLSITVDQVDRDRSLADYGLDSVYALTLCGEIEDEFGLTVEPTLAWDYPTVDAMSGHLDTLLRAKA